Proteins from one Deinococcus sp. AB2017081 genomic window:
- a CDS encoding ABC transporter ATP-binding protein: MTQAEDAFSKSFDAQLTKRILGYLKPYRGLAVLGVLLALVTAAIQPLPTLLQRYAIDHALQPFASNPSQDPAPLYQVLLVASLGYIALQAVAFAVTYFSTLAIGYLGQNVLRDIRADVFTKLQRLQLSYFDQNPVGRLITRVTSDVDAINQFITGGLISLITSSFLIIVYMVVMLTIDWRLSLIAFTVLPILYFATNYFRGKMRLAYRDTRIQQAIVNTKLNENITGMLTVQLFGRQRRSALDFDHSNRALLSANETSVKWFSLFMPVVAILGQVAVALVLFFTARQLLGPDAVGTGLAAAVTVGTLFAFVQWTQQLFQPIQDLSDVFNTLQAAMASAERIFGVLDTDEQITDKPDAQRLEHFSGRVDFDGVWFAYDGSVTPQTPDTDDRWILRGLDLHIQPGESVALVGATGAGKTSVTALVSRFYDVQRGSVRVDGHDVRELAQHDLRRHVGVVLQDVFLFAGTIEGNLTLNNPEISHERVVEACKYVGVHDYILSLEAGYQTEVRERGATLSTGQKQLLAFARALIQNPDILLVLDEATANVDTETEIRIQNALEKVMLGRTSIIIAHRLSTIERCDRIVVMRRGRIVEQGTHTQLLALGGYYARLHRLQYARSEAAD; this comes from the coding sequence ATGACCCAGGCCGAAGACGCCTTCTCCAAGAGTTTCGACGCGCAGCTGACCAAACGCATCCTGGGGTATCTGAAGCCCTACCGGGGGCTGGCCGTGCTGGGCGTGCTCCTTGCGCTGGTCACGGCGGCCATCCAGCCCCTGCCCACGCTGCTCCAGCGTTACGCCATCGACCACGCCCTCCAGCCCTTTGCCAGCAATCCCAGTCAGGATCCCGCGCCGCTGTATCAGGTGCTGCTCGTCGCGTCGCTGGGCTACATCGCGCTCCAGGCGGTGGCGTTTGCCGTCACATACTTCTCGACGCTGGCGATCGGGTACCTGGGCCAGAACGTGCTGCGCGACATCCGGGCCGACGTGTTCACCAAACTCCAGCGGCTGCAGCTGAGCTACTTCGACCAGAACCCGGTCGGCCGCCTGATCACCCGCGTGACCAGCGACGTGGACGCGATCAACCAATTCATCACCGGCGGGCTGATCTCGCTGATCACCAGTTCGTTCCTGATCATCGTGTACATGGTCGTCATGCTGACCATCGACTGGCGCCTGTCGCTGATCGCCTTCACGGTGCTGCCGATCCTGTACTTCGCGACGAACTACTTCCGGGGCAAGATGCGGCTCGCGTACCGTGACACCCGCATCCAGCAGGCGATCGTGAACACCAAGCTCAACGAGAACATCACCGGCATGCTGACCGTCCAGCTGTTCGGCCGCCAGCGCCGCAGCGCCCTGGACTTCGATCACAGCAACCGCGCCCTGCTCAGCGCCAACGAGACCAGCGTGAAGTGGTTCTCGCTGTTCATGCCGGTCGTCGCCATCCTGGGTCAGGTGGCGGTTGCCCTGGTGCTGTTCTTCACGGCGCGTCAGCTCCTCGGCCCGGACGCCGTCGGCACCGGACTGGCGGCCGCCGTGACGGTCGGGACGCTGTTCGCCTTCGTGCAGTGGACCCAGCAGCTGTTCCAGCCCATCCAGGATCTCAGCGACGTGTTCAACACGCTGCAGGCGGCGATGGCCAGCGCCGAACGCATCTTCGGCGTGCTCGACACCGACGAGCAGATCACCGACAAGCCGGATGCTCAGCGCCTGGAGCACTTCTCGGGCCGTGTGGACTTTGACGGTGTGTGGTTCGCCTATGACGGCAGCGTGACGCCCCAGACCCCGGACACCGACGACCGCTGGATCCTGCGCGGCCTCGACCTGCACATCCAGCCCGGCGAGAGCGTGGCGCTGGTCGGTGCGACGGGCGCCGGCAAGACCAGCGTGACCGCCCTGGTCAGCCGTTTCTACGACGTGCAGCGCGGCAGCGTGAGGGTGGATGGCCACGACGTGCGCGAGCTGGCCCAGCACGACCTGCGCCGCCACGTGGGCGTGGTCTTGCAGGACGTGTTCCTGTTCGCCGGTACCATCGAGGGCAACCTGACCCTGAACAACCCCGAGATCAGCCACGAACGGGTGGTCGAGGCGTGCAAGTACGTCGGCGTGCACGACTACATCCTGTCGCTGGAGGCCGGCTACCAGACCGAGGTGCGCGAGCGCGGCGCGACCCTGAGCACCGGCCAGAAACAGCTGCTGGCGTTCGCCCGCGCCCTGATCCAGAACCCGGACATCCTGCTGGTGCTCGACGAGGCCACGGCCAACGTGGACACCGAGACCGAGATCCGCATCCAGAACGCACTGGAGAAGGTCATGCTGGGCCGGACCAGCATCATCATCGCGCACCGCCTGAGCACCATCGAGCGCTGCGACCGGATCGTGGTCATGCGCCGGGGCCGGATCGTGGAACAGGGCACCCACACCCAGTTGCTGGCCCTGGGCGGCTACTACGCCCGCCTGCACCGCCTGCAATACGCCAGGAGCGAAGCGGCG
- a CDS encoding ABC transporter ATP-binding protein: MESLRTLWPYLMLHKRQYVIGLSAIAIANAVNLLPAYFIRWTIDGLTGQVDGDPATPGLTLTVAGLYALGIIVAALIAGGFTLLMRRMIVVASRQSEYEVRRDIFAHLQTMDKAYYDRARTGDLMNRLTGDLGAVREMLGFGAWQIVNIVSGFVTAFAVMFSLSWQLTLIVIALIPVIVGILSYLAQQINVRHKAAQEQNSTIAAMAQENFSGARVVKGYAIEDREIANYREMNLELLRRNIALTKVDGPLRSFTTLLIGIAFGLILLVGGRLILYGGAGGAFTIGMLVQFLITVGRLTFPMMMIGWITGVTQRGLASWLRLRELLDAGAQIHDTPGRTDPTIRSLRGEVTFEHVTVKYGSATVLDDVNLHIPAGTFVGVTGPTGSGKTILMQLLTRSMDPSSGVVRIDGNDVRFIPLERLRDHISVVPQEPFLFSDTIANNIGFGIEARDLPVVPTGVTVVGLPPTPEIPQTPDPARIRNAARLAGLDGDIEGFPEGYETMLGERGVTLSGGQRQRTAIARAIVREPSILILDDSLSAVDTETERRILDGLREVSQGRTVILIAHRISTLRHADHIVVLDQGRVTEQGSHDELLAQGGHYAELERLQRLASDLDTDDEPVADPEDAADKLEDRLPLGAQEVKS; encoded by the coding sequence TTGGAAAGTCTACGTACCCTGTGGCCGTACCTGATGCTGCACAAACGGCAGTACGTGATCGGCCTGAGTGCCATTGCGATTGCCAACGCGGTGAACCTCCTGCCGGCCTATTTCATCCGCTGGACGATTGACGGCCTGACCGGACAGGTGGATGGTGACCCGGCCACCCCCGGCCTGACCCTGACGGTGGCCGGGCTGTACGCCCTGGGCATCATCGTGGCCGCCCTGATCGCGGGCGGCTTCACGCTGCTGATGCGCCGCATGATCGTCGTCGCGTCCCGGCAGAGCGAGTACGAGGTCAGGCGCGACATCTTCGCCCACCTCCAGACCATGGACAAGGCGTACTACGACCGCGCCCGCACCGGAGACCTGATGAACCGCCTGACCGGCGACCTGGGCGCGGTGCGGGAAATGCTGGGCTTCGGCGCATGGCAGATCGTGAACATCGTGTCGGGCTTCGTCACGGCCTTCGCGGTGATGTTCAGCCTGAGCTGGCAGCTCACATTGATCGTGATCGCGCTGATCCCGGTGATCGTGGGCATCCTGTCGTACCTGGCCCAGCAGATCAACGTGCGCCACAAGGCCGCGCAGGAGCAGAACAGCACGATTGCGGCCATGGCCCAGGAGAACTTCAGCGGGGCGCGGGTCGTGAAGGGCTACGCCATCGAAGACCGGGAGATCGCGAACTACCGCGAGATGAATCTGGAGCTGCTGCGCCGCAACATCGCCCTGACCAAGGTAGACGGGCCGCTGAGGTCGTTCACGACTCTGCTGATCGGCATCGCCTTCGGGCTGATCCTGCTCGTCGGCGGCCGCCTGATCCTGTACGGCGGTGCGGGCGGGGCTTTCACGATCGGCATGCTGGTGCAGTTCCTGATCACGGTGGGCCGCCTGACCTTCCCCATGATGATGATCGGCTGGATCACCGGGGTCACGCAGCGCGGGCTGGCGTCGTGGCTGCGGCTGCGCGAGCTGCTGGATGCCGGGGCCCAGATCCACGACACGCCCGGCCGCACCGATCCGACCATCCGCAGCCTGCGGGGCGAGGTGACGTTCGAACATGTGACCGTGAAATATGGCAGCGCCACGGTGCTCGACGACGTGAACCTGCACATCCCCGCCGGTACCTTTGTGGGCGTGACCGGCCCCACCGGCAGCGGCAAGACCATCCTGATGCAGCTCCTGACCCGCAGCATGGATCCCAGCAGTGGCGTGGTGCGGATCGACGGGAACGACGTGCGCTTCATTCCGCTGGAGCGGCTGCGCGACCATATCAGCGTGGTGCCCCAGGAACCGTTCCTGTTCAGCGACACGATCGCCAACAATATCGGCTTCGGGATCGAGGCGCGTGACCTGCCGGTCGTGCCCACCGGGGTGACCGTGGTCGGACTGCCCCCCACGCCAGAGATCCCACAGACCCCGGATCCGGCGCGGATTCGCAACGCCGCCCGCCTGGCCGGACTGGACGGCGACATCGAGGGTTTTCCCGAGGGGTACGAGACCATGCTGGGCGAGCGCGGCGTGACGCTGTCGGGCGGTCAGCGGCAGCGCACCGCCATTGCCCGCGCCATCGTGCGTGAGCCCAGCATCCTGATCCTCGACGACAGCCTGTCGGCCGTGGACACCGAGACCGAGCGCCGGATCCTGGACGGCCTGCGCGAGGTCAGCCAGGGCCGCACCGTGATCCTGATCGCCCACCGCATCAGCACGCTGCGCCACGCGGATCACATCGTCGTGCTCGATCAGGGCCGCGTGACCGAGCAGGGCAGCCACGATGAGCTGCTTGCCCAGGGCGGCCACTATGCCGAACTCGAACGCCTCCAGCGTCTGGCGAGCGACCTCGACACCGACGACGAGCCCGTGGCCGATCCGGAAGACGCCGCCGACAAGCTGGAAGACCGCCTCCCCCTGGGAGCACAGGAAGTGAAGTCATGA
- the tuf gene encoding elongation factor Tu, which translates to MAKGTFERTKPHVNVGTIGHVDHGKTTLTAAITFTAAAADPTIETLAYDQIDKAPEEKARGITINTAHVEYQTPGRHYSHVDCPGHADYVKNMITGAAQMDGAILVVSSADGPMPQTREHILLARQVGVPYIVVFMNKVDMVDDEELLELVEMEVRELLSKYEFPGDDLPVVKGSALQALEALQKNPKTQRGTDKWVDHIWELLDAVDAYIPTPERDTDKQFLMPVEDVFTITGRGTVATGRVERGVVKVQDEVEIVGLRDTRKTTVTGIEMHRKLLDSGMAGDNVGVLLRGVARDDVERGQVLAKPGSIKPHTKFEASVYVLSKDEGGRHSAFFGGYRPQFYFRTTDVTGVVELPEGVEMVMPGDNITFVVELIKPIAMEEGLRFAIREGGRTVGAGVVAKVIQ; encoded by the coding sequence ATGGCGAAAGGAACGTTCGAGCGCACGAAGCCCCACGTGAACGTGGGCACGATTGGCCACGTGGATCACGGCAAGACCACGCTGACGGCCGCCATCACCTTCACGGCCGCCGCCGCCGACCCGACCATCGAAACCCTGGCGTACGACCAGATCGACAAGGCCCCGGAAGAAAAGGCCCGCGGCATCACCATCAACACCGCCCACGTCGAATACCAGACCCCGGGCCGCCACTACTCCCACGTCGACTGCCCCGGCCACGCCGACTACGTCAAGAACATGATCACCGGTGCCGCGCAGATGGACGGCGCCATCCTGGTCGTCAGCTCCGCCGACGGCCCGATGCCCCAGACCCGCGAGCACATCCTGCTGGCCCGTCAGGTCGGCGTGCCGTACATCGTCGTGTTCATGAACAAGGTCGACATGGTCGACGACGAAGAACTGCTCGAGCTCGTCGAGATGGAAGTCCGCGAACTGCTCAGCAAGTACGAGTTCCCCGGTGACGACCTGCCGGTGGTCAAGGGCAGCGCGCTGCAGGCCCTCGAAGCGCTGCAGAAGAACCCCAAGACCCAGCGCGGCACCGACAAGTGGGTCGACCACATCTGGGAACTGCTGGACGCGGTGGACGCGTACATCCCGACCCCTGAGCGCGACACCGACAAGCAGTTCCTGATGCCGGTCGAAGACGTGTTCACCATCACCGGGCGTGGCACCGTGGCGACCGGCCGCGTGGAGCGTGGCGTGGTCAAGGTGCAGGACGAAGTCGAGATCGTGGGGCTGCGCGACACGCGCAAGACCACGGTGACTGGGATTGAAATGCACCGCAAGCTGCTGGACAGCGGCATGGCGGGCGACAATGTCGGCGTGCTGCTGCGTGGCGTGGCGCGCGATGACGTCGAGCGCGGTCAGGTGCTGGCCAAGCCCGGCAGCATCAAGCCGCACACGAAGTTCGAGGCGAGCGTGTACGTGCTGAGCAAGGATGAAGGCGGGCGTCACAGCGCGTTCTTCGGCGGGTACCGGCCGCAGTTCTACTTCCGGACGACGGACGTGACGGGTGTGGTGGAACTGCCCGAGGGCGTGGAGATGGTGATGCCCGGGGACAACATCACGTTCGTGGTGGAACTGATCAAGCCGATCGCCATGGAAGAAGGCCTGCGCTTCGCCATCCGCGAGGGCGGCCGTACCGTCGGCGCCGGCGTCGTGGCCAAGGTCATCCAGTAA
- a CDS encoding M48 family metallopeptidase — translation MMNTPGSLRRRMVIAVLLMIGFYVLVFVLAGALIALPIAEVWYLHRIHPQLALGCVIGAVVILLAAFPRSPRFEVPGPRLEPRDHPRLFAELEGLARASGQAMPSEVYLLGDLNAWVTEQGGRFRPGRRIIGVGLPLMQLLNVDEFRAVLAHEFGHYAGGDTRLGQVVFRTRASLERTVGALREGDSKLSLPFQWYATAFLRITQAISRRQEFAADHFAAQHVGSDAMAGGLVKVHGHAMPYAMYWQSEAVPVLRSGFRPPLASGYQRFQDAPDVRTSLAQVHAQDAEEQSDPYASHPSLHDRLGALGGQPPFTTNDPRLTLTGPSAETLLSDPDRAERALLTFMTGTDAPALQDVAWEHVGTRVIVPAWREMTAPHHDALGRWTLRELPDLISLGAPFGKLLNALNVPYDQRGQALAIVSAALGLRLHDAGWDIHSLPGEPITLTSAGRRVRVHDLIQGLVGGGAAAEDSRYQLEQTGLIDQPLAGPVTAFTAG, via the coding sequence ATGATGAACACTCCCGGCTCCCTCCGTCGCCGGATGGTCATTGCGGTGCTGCTAATGATCGGCTTCTACGTGCTGGTCTTCGTGCTGGCCGGCGCCCTGATTGCGCTTCCCATCGCGGAGGTCTGGTACCTGCACCGCATCCACCCGCAACTGGCGCTCGGCTGCGTGATCGGCGCGGTCGTCATCCTGCTGGCCGCATTTCCTCGTTCGCCCCGGTTCGAGGTGCCTGGCCCCCGCCTGGAACCCCGTGACCACCCACGCCTGTTCGCGGAACTGGAGGGGCTGGCCCGTGCCAGTGGCCAGGCCATGCCGTCCGAGGTCTACCTGCTGGGCGACCTGAACGCCTGGGTGACCGAACAGGGCGGTCGGTTCCGGCCGGGCCGCCGCATCATCGGCGTCGGACTGCCCCTGATGCAGCTCCTGAACGTGGATGAATTCCGCGCCGTTCTGGCACATGAATTCGGACACTATGCCGGCGGCGACACCCGTCTGGGTCAGGTGGTGTTCCGTACCCGCGCCTCGCTGGAACGCACGGTCGGCGCGCTGCGCGAGGGAGATTCGAAACTCTCGTTACCGTTTCAGTGGTACGCGACTGCGTTCCTGCGGATCACCCAGGCGATCTCGCGCCGACAGGAGTTCGCCGCCGACCACTTCGCGGCACAGCACGTCGGATCGGACGCCATGGCCGGTGGGCTGGTGAAGGTGCATGGTCATGCCATGCCATACGCGATGTACTGGCAGAGCGAGGCCGTTCCTGTCCTTCGGTCTGGCTTCCGGCCCCCGCTGGCCAGTGGCTACCAGCGCTTTCAGGACGCGCCGGATGTCCGCACATCCCTGGCGCAGGTTCATGCCCAGGACGCCGAGGAACAGAGCGACCCGTATGCTTCGCACCCGTCGCTGCACGATCGCCTGGGTGCGCTGGGCGGACAGCCGCCCTTCACGACGAACGATCCTCGCCTGACCCTCACCGGCCCGAGCGCCGAGACGCTGCTGTCCGATCCAGACAGGGCCGAACGCGCCCTGCTGACCTTCATGACCGGCACGGATGCCCCAGCCCTTCAGGACGTGGCGTGGGAACACGTCGGCACGCGGGTCATCGTCCCCGCCTGGCGTGAGATGACGGCTCCTCATCACGACGCTCTTGGGCGCTGGACACTGCGCGAGCTGCCGGATCTGATCTCGCTGGGCGCACCATTCGGGAAGCTCCTGAACGCCCTGAACGTGCCCTACGACCAGCGCGGGCAGGCCCTGGCCATCGTGAGTGCGGCCCTGGGCCTGCGGCTGCACGACGCCGGGTGGGACATCCACTCCCTGCCGGGCGAACCGATCACCCTGACCAGTGCGGGCCGCCGCGTCCGCGTGCACGACCTTATTCAGGGTCTGGTGGGCGGGGGTGCCGCCGCAGAGGACAGCCGGTATCAGCTGGAACAGACCGGGCTGATCGATCAGCCCCTGGCCGGCCCGGTCACCGCATTCACCGCCGGTTGA